The sequence CCTACCTATTCAACTATCTATGATGGAAGTTGGATTACAGATAAATCATATGGAGTATTGCACAGAGTGGTTGTAGGAATGAAGTTTAGGCAAGAGGGCATTGGGAGCCAGATTTTTGCGTTTGCTATAGAAGAGGCAAAAAAATTGAGGATGAATCTACGTATAGATACGCATAAAGATAATATTGCTATGCAAAAGCTGATCGAAAAAAATGAGTTTGATTATTGTGGAATAATTTATATTGGTGATGGCAGTGCCAGATTAGCATATGAACGAGAAATTGAATAAAAAATTTTTTGGAAGAGGAGGTGAGAAAAATCAAAATTTTGGAGATCCAGAAATGTTATTTTAAAAAAAATGACAAAAAAAATCGAAAAAAAATAAAAAAAAGACTTGCTTTTTTTTTAAAGGTATGTTATATTATGTTTATCACATCTTAGGCCGACATGGCGGAATGGCAGACGCAGTGGATTCAAAATCCACCACCCCTAAAGTGTGTGGGTTCGAGTCCCACTGTCGGTATATAAAAAGCAGCTTAACTTTTACAGTTAGGCTGCTTTTTGGTTTGTACTGCAATAAATAACTGCGCTTTAGATGGTAAAATGTACATCTATAGAATTTGGAACATACAATTTAAAATTTTGCCAAGTGGATTCGGTACCACCATAGTATATATCGGTCAAATTTAAGCAATCACCAAATATGCCAGGCTCAATAATTCCATCATAGTTAGAGTTGTGTATTGATGTAACAGAAGTAGGTATAAAAATAGATTGTAATCCCGAAAATCTAAAAGCATTTTCTTCTATAGAAGTGACAGTACTAGGAAGTATAACTGTAAAAGCATTTTGTTTGGCAAAGGGTTGTCCTTCAAAAGCACCTTTTCCTATTGTTTTAACGAGGAATCCATCTATAACTGCTGGAATATTAGCAATTGTTATTGTATTGTCTGCGTCGGTAATTGTGCCAGAAGCAGCGTCAAATTTTATGCGACCTCCTTCCACTCCGTTAACATTGATCCATATAGGACCAATATTTTGAAATAACACTTCAACCTGATTTGAAATATCCACATCAAGGTTATCCCATTCTTCTTTAGATCCTCCAAAATATATTGTCTTTAAATAATTACAGTTAGCAAATGTATTTTTGGCTATCTCAGTAACAGAAGCTGGTATGGATATTGTTGCTATTGTCGAATTTCTAAATGCATGACTTTTTATGGCAGTCACTGTATTTGGTATTTTTGCAGATTTTATATTAATGCGATTTTCAAATGAACCTTCACCTATTACTTTAACTGCTGCTCCAGAAATTTCTTCCGGAATGTCAATGGCAAAACCAACATAATCTGCAGAATCTAAAACGGTTCCAGAATCTATATCAAATCTAATTGGACCGCCTTCTATATCCTTGATAAAAAACCACTCCGGACTTAGGGTATGGATTATCTCCAAAGTATCATTTGATGATAGGTCAATATTAAAACAATCCCAGTCTGAAGTACTGCCATTAAAATAGATGGTGTTTAAATTATCAGCTCCATCAAGAAAATTGCTTACAAGTCTGTTTGGTGCCTTTGTAAAAGCAATAGTTTGTAACGCAGGAGCATTTTTGAATAATGTAGAGTTGATATATGCCAATGTGCTAGGAAATGCCACAGATTCGAGTAAGGTTGCATCTTCAAAGGCAGGAGTCATAATTTGTGTGACAGGCTTACCATCAATATTTGCTGGAATACTAGCAGATGTAACGGTGTTTTGAACATCAAAGATTTCAATTTGATCTGTAAATATGGCCATTCTGCGGTCTGCATAAAATGTGGTGGCATTTCCATAAATAACTTTGCCACCCTCTATTCCAGGAATGGTTGCTAACTGAGCATTGACAACGCATCTAACCTGGCTGGGAGTAACAATCACAACAGGAGTGGTCGCAGCGGGCCATCTATAATTATCGCTAATTCTGGTAAGTCTATAATATTTTTCTGCAGTTGAAATACCTAGGTTGATGCTATGTCCACCATAAAATATAAACTCAAGAGCATAACTTTGATAAAACGCATTACTAGGAACGTATGTTACTGATTTTGGAATAAATATTTTTTGGAGGGCAGTGTTTTTGAAAGCATAGGAGCCGATAGACTTTACGGTTTCGGGTAGTGTGACTTCGGTTAATTGGGTACAATTTTCAAATGCATTGGAGGCAATAGCAATGACAGGAATACCATTGATGGTTTCTGGAATATATGCTGTAGTTATAGTTGTTTCAGCTTCTACAATGGTTCCGGTACTAGGATTAAATTTGAGTTTACCACCAGTAACTCCTTCTACTTCTAAAAAAGATGTATCTAGATACAAACGGCTGACTCCGGCATTAGTTTCTAATAAATTGACGGAATCGGCAACATCGGCTTGAAGACATGAAGGTGTTGCACATAACAAAGTGGCTGCAATGAGATAGTTATATTTTCTTTTCATAGTTATTCTCCTTAATAATTAATCCGCATAAATGAAAAATGTCATAATAATTTGAAAAATGTTATATTTATTAATAGAAAATACAATATTTGCAACAACTTGTCAATATACAATTTTTTCCTATAAACACAGTAAAATATCAGATATATGTAAAATGGTTCCTAGCTATATAAGAAGCCAGGAAACATTGTGCTCATGCGTCGGCCAAATCTAGATATTTATCAGCCAAGTCATCATTACCTAAATGTAAATAGCATTCTGCTATATTTCTATAAACTAGCTGCTTATGTTCTGAAAAATCTATTGCTTTAATAAATATATTTGCGGCTTGATCAAATTGACTCATATGAAAATAGCAATCTGCAATAATTTCGAGACAAATATTTTCGGAGTGCCCTAGAGAAATTGCTTTTACTAACAGTGGGATTACTATTTTATAATTACCTATTTTATAGAATATTACACTAAGTTCAAGATACGCATCTTTGCAATTGGGATATAGTTCTATGATTTCTTGATATTTTTTTAAACTGTTTAATATCTCGCCTAGTTGGTTATAACAACGAGATTGCAGCAAGAGTATTTCGAGTGTGGTCGAATTATGTTGCAAGTACAATAGACTATTATTTAATGCTTCTTGAAATTCGGAATTTGCAAAATTTGAATACATAAGGTCCTCATAATCTTTAGATGGATTGTCCATAGTAATTTCCTCTCTGTTATTGAATTTTTATTCTATTCTTTATTATGCAAAATAATTTACCAATTATACAAAAAAATATTTATGATTTTTAGTTAAAGCAAATAAAAATTTAATTGCTTAGGAATATGTTGTAATGGCTTGATATATTAATAAATTTTAAAGAATGTACTTGCAATTAACTATATTATAGATCTTTTTTGAGTGAAAATTTTGCAAAAAATATTCAAAATATATATATAATTTTTTAAATTACTATAAAAGGGAAGAAAAAAAATATATATTTAGTTAAAGTGAATGAGATGTTAAGAAATTAAACATTCGTGTTAAGATTTTATGTATATTATATCCATGGGATTTGATAAAATTAATTTAGAAAAATAAAGGGGGGGTGCACATTTTATGAAATTATTTTTACAACAATACACCGAAGGAGGGAAAGTATGAAAGCAAAATACAAAAATTGGCTTTGGTTTGCTGGTATTGTAGCAGTTTTCGGATGTTATTTTGGGTATAATGCTATGCAAGAAGTCGACAATTTTTCATTTAAGTATGAAGGCGTTGACTTAGATGCAGAAGTTTCTAGTATTGATCGTGAAGGAACCTATTCAGATTATCAAGCATCTCATGCTTCGACACCTCATGCTTTAAAGAGCATTGAAGTTGATTTAACAGATGTTAACAAAACAGAGGGTGCTAGTTTTCATAAGAATTATGAAGGGGAAAGTAATGTTTTAATAACAGAGCCCCAATCTTATGTAGAATGGGACGTTGATGTTAAAGAAGAAGGATTATACCAAGTAGAGGTTGAATATTATCCAGCACCAGGAAAGGGTACTGATATAGAAAGAGCATTTTACATTAATGGTGAAATTCCTTTTAATGGTTCTGATAAAATATTGTTTACTAGACTTTGGGGCGATGCCGGAGCAGTCAAATCAGATAATCAAGGTAATGAGATTCGTCCAAGTCAGATAGAGCTTCCAGAGTGGAATACTTTAGCCTTTAAAGACTATATGGGATATGAAGTTGATCCATATGAGTTTTATTTCGAAAAAGGCAAGAATACTATTGCACTGGAGGGAGTTGGCGAACCGTTAGCAATCAAGTCAATTACGTTAAAGGCAGTCGAAAAAATTCCTACTTATGCAGAGTATAGTTCTGTTGCACGTAGCAGTTCAATCGAAGACTTCGAATTAACAATTCCTGGTGAAAAAGCCTCGCTTACAACATCACCTTCCCTATATGCTACATATGATCGTTCATCTCCTGGAACAGAACCATATAGTATATCTAAAATCAAACTCAATATGGGTGGCGGATACGCATTTCGTATAGCTGGTCAATGGATTGAATGGGACTTTGAAGTTCCGCAAGATGGATATTATTATATTGATCTAAAAGGACGTCAGAATTATCAACGTGGTTTTGTATCAAATAGATCTATATATATAGATGATAAAATCCCTTTCCAAGAATTGTCAGCAATTCCGTTTAGGTATAGTAACGACTGGATTTTAACTACTTTTTCTGTTGATGGGGAACCCGCACCTATTTATTTAGAAGCTGGTAAGCATTCTATAAAAACACAAATTACTCTGGGTGATCTTGGTGAAATTTTAGGAGAGCTTGAGGATAGTGTATATAGACTAAATGCTATGTATCGTAAAATTCTAGTTCTTACAGGTAGTGTTCCTGACGCGTATCGTGATTATAATATTGATAAAGTGTATCCGGATGTAATCGAAGGAATGGCCCTTGAAAGCAAGAGATTATATAAAATCGTAGATGATCTTACTGCATATGCAGGTGAAAAATCTAGCCAATCAGCGATTATTGAGACATTGGCTCGTCAGCTAGAAGAGTTTGTGGAAAGCCCTGATGAAATTCCAGGCTCACTTTCAAATTTTAATAGTAATGTAAGTGCTCTTGGTACAACAATCTTAACTCTAAGTGAATCACCTCTAGATATCGATGAATTTGTTGTTCGCTCTACTGATGTTAAACCTAAAAAGGTTAGCTCTGGAATTTTCGCTAATACTTTCCATGAAGTTGGCTCTTTTGTTGCATCATTCTTTACTGATTACAATTCGGTAGGTAATGTATATGAAGATCAAGAGGTTGTTGATATATGGTTACTAACAGGACGTGACCAAAGTACCGTTATCAAAAATATGATTGATGATACATTTACCCCAGAAACTGGCATTAAGGTTAATGTTAAGTTGGTAGAAGGCGGAACCCTTATGAAGGCAGTTATTTCGGGTGCAGGTCCTGACCTAGTTCTTTCTATTGGTCAAGGCGAGCCAGTTAACTACGCACTACGTAATGCGGTTGAAGACTTAACTCAATTTGAAGATTTTGAGGAAATATTCTCTCGTTTCTATCCTAGTGCTTATGAGCCATTTAAATTCGAGGGTGGGGTGTATGCTATTCCAGATACGCAAAGCTATGATGTGTTGTTCTTTAGAACAGATATTATGGATGAACTGGGACTAGATGTACCAAACACTTGGCAAGATCTAATTGATATGCTTCCTGTAATTCAACAAAATAATATGGGCGTTGCAATTCCATCTCTTATGGGAACAACTGGAACAGATCCATCAATGTTCTTGGGAATGCTATATCAACAAGGTGCTGATTTGTATAGTGAAGAAAGAGATAGAATTTTGCTAGATTCTCCAGAGAGTGTTTACGCATTCGAAACGTATACCAAGTTCTTTACGCATTATAAATTGCCATCTGAATACAACTTCCTAAACCGTTTCCGTTCTGGTGAAATGCCTATCGGTGTTCAAGGATATGGAATGTACAATTCGTTAGCCGTATTTGCGCCAGAGATTCGTGGTCTTTGGGACTTTGCTCTTATGCCTGGTACAGAACGAGAAGACGGAACAATCGATAGAACAGCATATGGAGCATCTTCTGGATCTATGATGTTAAAGCAAGATAATGCGGTGATCAAGGAACAAGGATGGGAATTTTTGAAGTGGTGGACAGATGCTCCTACTCAAGTTAGGTTTGGTCGTGAAATGGAGAGTATTTTGGGACCTTCAGCTCGTTATGCTACCGCTAATATCGAAGGATTCCAGCAACTGCCTTGGACTAATGAGCAACAAGAAATTCTACTGGAGCAATGGAAGTGGGTAGAAGGTACTCCGCAAATTGCCGGTGGATATTATACATTCAGACACATAACAAACGCAGTTCGTAACGTTGTTAATAATAATAATGACCCTCGTGAAACACTACTCGACTATACTAAACTTATCAATGAAGAAATTGAGAAAAAACGTCTTGAGTTTGGCCTAGAAATTAATAAAGAAGGGGAGGAATAAGATGGAGCGTTTTTTTAGTCAGTTAAAAAAGAAGTCGGCATACACTTGGCTTCAAATGAAGAAAAGTAAAGTTTATTATTTGTTCGTATTACCATATGCTATTCTCTTTACAATTTTCTTTATAGCACCAGTTGTTGTATCCATCATTTTAAGCTTTACCTATTATAATGTACTGGAGCCACCTCAATGGATAGGGCTTCAAAACTACATTAATTTACTGCTTGCAGATGATATTTTCTTAATTGGTGTTAAGAATACATTCATTATAGCTGCAATAACAGGACCTATAGGTTACATCGCAGCGTTCCTATTTGCTTGGTTCATAAATGAGCTTCCACCAAGAATTAGAACTATCGCCGTTGTTGTTTTTTACGCACCAACAATTTCAGGTCAGGTTTATTTAATTTGGTCTATAATGTTCTCTGGTGACCCATATGGATATGTAAATGCGTTTTTACTGCGGTTCGGAATAATAACAGAGCCAATTTTATGGTTATCAAATCCAACGTATATGATGCCAGTTATAATTGGAGTTATTTTATGGATGAGTTTGGGAACAGGATTCCTATCGTTTATTGCAGGTCTGCAAGGTATTGACAGAAGTCTTATCGAAGCGGGTTGCGTAGATGGTATAAGCAATCGTTGGCAAGAACTATGGTTTATTACTCTTCCAAGTATGAAGCCGATGCTTTTATTTGGTGCTATTATGTCAATTACGCAAGCATTTAACGTGGCAGACGTAACGATGGCACTTGCTGGATTCCCTAGTACAGACTATGCCGCTCGTACAGTTGTATCTCACCTTATCGACTACGGTTCAACTCGTTTTGAGATGGGTTACGCATCAGCTATAGCGACCTTATTATTTGGAACAATGATTCTTTGTAAAGGTGCAATTCAAAAAATGTTAAGCAGGGTAGGAAACTAAGAATAGAAAGGAGTACGTGTAATGGCAAAGAAAAAGAAAGTGAAAGAGCCGAAATTAAAGAAAAGAACGAAACGCTTAAATAGATCGGCTGGCGGTAACTTTGGAATTTATTTGATATTGTTATTTTTCGCATTGTTTATGGCATTCCCTCTGGTATATGCTATCAATGCCGCATTTAAGCCTCTTGATGAAATTTTCTTGTTTCCTCCAAGAGTATGGGTTCAAAATCCCACACTTGATAACTTCCAAGACCTGTTTGTTCTAATGTCGAAGTCTTGGGTACCGTTTACAAGATATTTCTTTAACACAACGTTTATCACTGTTGTTGGTACCGTAGGTCACATTATTGTATCATCGCTGGCGGCGTTTGTGCTTGCAAAATATAAGTTTCCAGGTAGTAAATGGTTTTTTAGATTGGTAATTACAGCGTTAATGTTCAACGGCTATGTAACGTCAATTCCAAATTACCTTATTTTGTCAGAATTAGGTTGGATCGATACTTATTGGGCAGTAATTGTTCCTTATTTTGCAGCTCCACTAGGACTATTCCTTATGAAACAGTTTATGGAAGGTGTTCCAGATGTTTTACTAGAAGCCGCGAAAATAGATGGGGCAAAAGAATGGACCATCTTTATGGAGATCGTAATGCCTATCGTTAAGCCGGCTTGGCTAACACTTATGATTTTTGCAGTCCAAAATTTGTGGAACAATCAAGCTTCTGTAGTTATCTATTCAGAAGAATTAAAAACACTTCCATATGCATTACAACAAGTTCTTGCAGGTGGAGTAGCTCGTGCGGGTGTTGGTTCTGCTGTATCATTAATAATGATGATCGTACCTATCACAGTATTTATTATTTCACAAAGCAACGTATTAGAAACAATGGCGAGTTCAGGTATCAAGGACTAAGAAAGGGGGTTTATAATAGTGAAAAAGTTAAAAAAAGCATTAGTGCTACTCACGGTAAGTATGACCCTTTCTGCTACAATGCCTGTGGCTACCATAGCAGATCAAAGAAGTTACACTTACACTTATGATTATTTTAAAGTTGAACGTGAATCTCCAGATGCATATACACCGATATCGTTAACAACGGGTTCTCAGTTTGGAATAGGTGATTTCAAAAACGCTGATGGGCTTTTTGTTAAAGGCGATGATATTTATGTATGCGATACTGGAAATGACAGAATTGTAGTTCTGACTAGATTGGCAAATGGCGATTTTGAAGTCAAGGAAGAAATTAAAGAAGTTTCGGGTGTAGAGATCACTACTCTTGATGGAGTAACAGATATTTTTGTTGCAGACAATGGCGATAGATATATTGTTGATAAGCAAAACCAAAGAGTGCTTCACACAGATAGCAAAAACAATGTTATCTTAGAGCTTACAAAACCGGAGGACGAAACTATTGCTGCTAACGCAGAGTTCTTTCCTAACAAAGTTTTGGTAGATAACACTGGCCGTATCATTTTACTAGTTGATGGGTACAACGAAGGTTTTTTACAATTTGATCCCGCTGGAAATTTCTTAGGATATCTCGGAGCAAATAAAGTTAAGTTTGATCCACTAGATTTCTTATGGAGATCGTTTTCAACCGATGCTCAACAAGCGCAAATGATTCAGTTTGTTCCAACAGAATATTCAAATTTGGCATACGACTCAGAAGGTTTCTTATATGCAACAACGGATGTTTTTGATGTTGCAGAAATCAGAAGTAATGCTGCGACGCCGATCAGAAAGCTCAATGCAACTGGTCAAGATATCCTGGTTAAAAATGGTACGACAAATCCGATGGGAGATTTATCTTGGGGTGCTGCAGGAGACGTAAAAGATGCGTCACGTTTTAGCGACATAACAATTCTTGATAACAATATATATGTAGCGTTAGATAGAACTCGTGGAAAATTATTCTGCTACGATTATCAAGGCAATTTGCTTTATGCATTTGGCGGTATTGGTAACAAGCTTGGATATTTTCAAGGTGTAACTTCTATTGAGCATATGGGAACTGACCTATTTGTTCTCGATGGAAAAAATGGTTCTATCACTACCTTTACGTTAACAGAGTATGGTCAATTAATTAACAAAGCAATCGAAACTTATGTTAATGGATATTATCAAGAATCTGGCGACTACTGGAGAGAAGTTCAGGCTCTAAACGGAAACTTTGAGCTGGCTGCAGAAGGTATTGGCCGTGCATATATTCAGTCTGGAGATTATGAGCTGGCTATGGAGTATTTTGAAAGAACTTGGGATGACGATAACTATTCTAAGGCATTCAAGCTTTATAGAAAAGATTGGATCGAAGACAACATCGGACCAGTTTTAACATTCTTAATTATACTAGTGATTGTTCTTAGTGTTTGGAATGTACTCAAAAAAATCAAAGGAGGGATCATGGATGACGATTATTAAAAAAGTGAATGGCGTCAACACTCAAGTGGAAAGCAAAATCAAAAATGAGAAGTTGGCCAAATACGTTGATAGTTTGAGATTCGGTTTATATGTCTGTACCCATCCTCTTGATGGATTTTGGGATTTAATACGTGAAAAGCGTGGAACTATAGCTGCAGCAAATACGTTCTTATTTTTGGTTCTAGCTGTTAATCTAATGAAACTGCAATATACGAATTTTTTGTTTCTAGCAATAGATTGGGAAAAAATTAATATATTTGTAGAGCTTGCGAAAGTACTTTTTCCAGGATTTTTGGCCGTGGTTTCGAATTGGGGCCTAACAACATTGTTTGATGGAAAAGGTAGAATGGTAGATATATATATG is a genomic window of Candidatus Epulonipiscium viviparus containing:
- a CDS encoding GNAT family N-acetyltransferase — its product is MIRKAVVEDAWQVDLYFNEARNYFKEKGVDQWQGSYPNALDVKEDSKRGNGYVVVEDEIVKAYFFLIFGDDPTYSTIYDGSWITDKSYGVLHRVVVGMKFRQEGIGSQIFAFAIEEAKKLRMNLRIDTHKDNIAMQKLIEKNEFDYCGIIYIGDGSARLAYEREIE
- a CDS encoding carbohydrate ABC transporter permease — protein: MAKKKKVKEPKLKKRTKRLNRSAGGNFGIYLILLFFALFMAFPLVYAINAAFKPLDEIFLFPPRVWVQNPTLDNFQDLFVLMSKSWVPFTRYFFNTTFITVVGTVGHIIVSSLAAFVLAKYKFPGSKWFFRLVITALMFNGYVTSIPNYLILSELGWIDTYWAVIVPYFAAPLGLFLMKQFMEGVPDVLLEAAKIDGAKEWTIFMEIVMPIVKPAWLTLMIFAVQNLWNNQASVVIYSEELKTLPYALQQVLAGGVARAGVGSAVSLIMMIVPITVFIISQSNVLETMASSGIKD
- a CDS encoding carbohydrate ABC transporter permease, with product MERFFSQLKKKSAYTWLQMKKSKVYYLFVLPYAILFTIFFIAPVVVSIILSFTYYNVLEPPQWIGLQNYINLLLADDIFLIGVKNTFIIAAITGPIGYIAAFLFAWFINELPPRIRTIAVVVFYAPTISGQVYLIWSIMFSGDPYGYVNAFLLRFGIITEPILWLSNPTYMMPVIIGVILWMSLGTGFLSFIAGLQGIDRSLIEAGCVDGISNRWQELWFITLPSMKPMLLFGAIMSITQAFNVADVTMALAGFPSTDYAARTVVSHLIDYGSTRFEMGYASAIATLLFGTMILCKGAIQKMLSRVGN
- a CDS encoding leucine-rich repeat domain-containing protein, which codes for MKRKYNYLIAATLLCATPSCLQADVADSVNLLETNAGVSRLYLDTSFLEVEGVTGGKLKFNPSTGTIVEAETTITTAYIPETINGIPVIAIASNAFENCTQLTEVTLPETVKSIGSYAFKNTALQKIFIPKSVTYVPSNAFYQSYALEFIFYGGHSINLGISTAEKYYRLTRISDNYRWPAATTPVVIVTPSQVRCVVNAQLATIPGIEGGKVIYGNATTFYADRRMAIFTDQIEIFDVQNTVTSASIPANIDGKPVTQIMTPAFEDATLLESVAFPSTLAYINSTLFKNAPALQTIAFTKAPNRLVSNFLDGADNLNTIYFNGSTSDWDCFNIDLSSNDTLEIIHTLSPEWFFIKDIEGGPIRFDIDSGTVLDSADYVGFAIDIPEEISGAAVKVIGEGSFENRINIKSAKIPNTVTAIKSHAFRNSTIATISIPASVTEIAKNTFANCNYLKTIYFGGSKEEWDNLDVDISNQVEVLFQNIGPIWINVNGVEGGRIKFDAASGTITDADNTITIANIPAVIDGFLVKTIGKGAFEGQPFAKQNAFTVILPSTVTSIEENAFRFSGLQSIFIPTSVTSIHNSNYDGIIEPGIFGDCLNLTDIYYGGTESTWQNFKLYVPNSIDVHFTI
- a CDS encoding extracellular solute-binding protein is translated as MKAKYKNWLWFAGIVAVFGCYFGYNAMQEVDNFSFKYEGVDLDAEVSSIDREGTYSDYQASHASTPHALKSIEVDLTDVNKTEGASFHKNYEGESNVLITEPQSYVEWDVDVKEEGLYQVEVEYYPAPGKGTDIERAFYINGEIPFNGSDKILFTRLWGDAGAVKSDNQGNEIRPSQIELPEWNTLAFKDYMGYEVDPYEFYFEKGKNTIALEGVGEPLAIKSITLKAVEKIPTYAEYSSVARSSSIEDFELTIPGEKASLTTSPSLYATYDRSSPGTEPYSISKIKLNMGGGYAFRIAGQWIEWDFEVPQDGYYYIDLKGRQNYQRGFVSNRSIYIDDKIPFQELSAIPFRYSNDWILTTFSVDGEPAPIYLEAGKHSIKTQITLGDLGEILGELEDSVYRLNAMYRKILVLTGSVPDAYRDYNIDKVYPDVIEGMALESKRLYKIVDDLTAYAGEKSSQSAIIETLARQLEEFVESPDEIPGSLSNFNSNVSALGTTILTLSESPLDIDEFVVRSTDVKPKKVSSGIFANTFHEVGSFVASFFTDYNSVGNVYEDQEVVDIWLLTGRDQSTVIKNMIDDTFTPETGIKVNVKLVEGGTLMKAVISGAGPDLVLSIGQGEPVNYALRNAVEDLTQFEDFEEIFSRFYPSAYEPFKFEGGVYAIPDTQSYDVLFFRTDIMDELGLDVPNTWQDLIDMLPVIQQNNMGVAIPSLMGTTGTDPSMFLGMLYQQGADLYSEERDRILLDSPESVYAFETYTKFFTHYKLPSEYNFLNRFRSGEMPIGVQGYGMYNSLAVFAPEIRGLWDFALMPGTEREDGTIDRTAYGASSGSMMLKQDNAVIKEQGWEFLKWWTDAPTQVRFGREMESILGPSARYATANIEGFQQLPWTNEQQEILLEQWKWVEGTPQIAGGYYTFRHITNAVRNVVNNNNDPRETLLDYTKLINEEIEKKRLEFGLEINKEGEE
- a CDS encoding tetratricopeptide repeat protein encodes the protein MDNPSKDYEDLMYSNFANSEFQEALNNSLLYLQHNSTTLEILLLQSRCYNQLGEILNSLKKYQEIIELYPNCKDAYLELSVIFYKIGNYKIVIPLLVKAISLGHSENICLEIIADCYFHMSQFDQAANIFIKAIDFSEHKQLVYRNIAECYLHLGNDDLADKYLDLADA
- a CDS encoding YIP1 family protein — protein: MTIIKKVNGVNTQVESKIKNEKLAKYVDSLRFGLYVCTHPLDGFWDLIREKRGTIAAANTFLFLVLAVNLMKLQYTNFLFLAIDWEKINIFVELAKVLFPGFLAVVSNWGLTTLFDGKGRMVDIYMGLCYSAVPYILIQIPMIILSNVFTRDEGAFYYYFDTFSLLWCAGLVLCAVMMIHHYTLTQSILAIAATGVGMLIMIFVFVLFFSLVTDSFSYFVSIYRELMFRFY